The nucleotide sequence TTTTTGGCATCTCGCTCCGTCACCTCTACATTTTTTCCGGTTGAAAGTCCCCATCTATACATGAGTCTGTGGATGTGAGTATCTACGGGGAAGGCAGGTACTCCGAAGGCTTGCGACATGACGACAGAGGCCGTTTTGTGTCCGACTCCGGGTAATGTTTCCAGATACTCCATATCTTCAGGAACCTGACCTCCCTTCTCATTGATCAGCCTTTTCGATAGTTCTGAAATCGCTTTACTTTTTCGCGGTGACAGGCCACATGGCTTAATGATACTCCTTATGTCTTCTACAGGCAATTTTGACATCGTCAGTGGATTGTCAGCTTTTTCAAAAAGATGCGGGGTCACGATATTTACACGCGCATCGGTGCACTGAGCACTCAGAAGCACTGCGATTAGTAAGGTGTAGGGGTCTTTATGGTCAAGAGGGATATCCATAATTGGATAAAGCTGTTCCAACTCTTTTATCACATATGCTGCTTTTTGGTTTCTCGTCATTTCTATTTTAAAGTTGAATCCGGCTATAATTCTATTTTGCAAATCTACTATCCTCATAGAATCATTTTCATTCCATATTCCAACTCCATATCAGATTTACTTTTCACAAATAATTCTAAAATTGAAACCTTACAAGAATAAAATATTTGTAGGCTACTGATTGCTTGAGCCCTAGTATTGGTAAGCCTTTGATTCGAATAGTTTCATCGGGCATATGCTTTAATTCAGCAGTTGAATTGACTTCTTCATCAAACATGTTGATCTTTGAATTTCATTTTTAAACCAAATTTAAGATGCTTACAAATCGAAAGTACACACTACTAGCAGTGTTAGCTATGTGCAGTATTTTCTTCTTGGGAATGCCTAACCAGGGCTACTCGCAATGCGACCCGGGAGAAACTGCCTATGAAATTACGTTAGCTCCCGGAGGGAGTTTTATTGGAGAAAGAAGTTGGGAGATCGTCCC is from Cryomorphaceae bacterium 1068 and encodes:
- a CDS encoding endonuclease III, which gives rise to MTRNQKAAYVIKELEQLYPIMDIPLDHKDPYTLLIAVLLSAQCTDARVNIVTPHLFEKADNPLTMSKLPVEDIRSIIKPCGLSPRKSKAISELSKRLINEKGGQVPEDMEYLETLPGVGHKTASVVMSQAFGVPAFPVDTHIHRLMYRWGLSTGKNVEVTERDAKKLFPKELWNKLHLQIIYYGREYSPARGFDLRKDYITGSIGRKVVINEWMKKNPGVELPNFSLD